From the Psychrobacillus sp. FSL K6-4046 genome, one window contains:
- a CDS encoding peptidyl-prolyl cis-trans isomerase: MKSIHNNVPTQPKRRLKTKPVLIVLGILLLGNLLWFIAWLIPNDQQAKASEEVASVDGKIITKEQWMASMETIYGKEVLLDMVNAEVMEAAAKKNDIKVTDAEIDLELALIRSTREGTDTSLQAYDDEILRKKIRSRLILEKVLAKDVNVKEKDIKDFYENNKNLYNIPTSYRTSVIYVATEEEGKAVLKELKDESSFDGLARERSTDPSSASLGGDVGYISKGTDSIDEALVEALEKVKEGKTSGVIALKDGRYAIALVKDIFEGQAFSYEKVEGHIKRELALSQIHQSVTQESFWQEYKAEWIYGEQ, translated from the coding sequence ATGAAATCAATTCATAATAATGTTCCAACTCAACCTAAACGACGTTTAAAAACGAAACCGGTACTTATTGTACTAGGTATACTTTTACTTGGAAACTTACTTTGGTTTATAGCTTGGTTAATACCAAATGATCAACAAGCAAAGGCATCCGAAGAAGTCGCTTCAGTTGATGGAAAGATTATTACGAAAGAGCAATGGATGGCTTCCATGGAAACAATTTATGGAAAAGAAGTATTATTAGATATGGTAAACGCAGAAGTCATGGAGGCTGCTGCGAAGAAAAACGATATTAAAGTAACGGACGCAGAGATAGATCTGGAGCTAGCGCTTATTAGGTCCACAAGGGAAGGTACAGACACTTCCCTTCAAGCATATGACGATGAGATATTACGAAAGAAAATTCGATCTCGCCTTATTTTAGAGAAGGTATTAGCAAAAGATGTTAATGTAAAGGAAAAGGATATAAAGGATTTCTATGAAAATAATAAAAATCTATATAATATCCCAACTTCCTACCGTACTAGCGTTATTTACGTGGCTACAGAAGAGGAAGGGAAAGCTGTTTTAAAAGAACTCAAGGATGAATCGTCCTTTGATGGTCTGGCAAGAGAGCGTTCGACAGATCCAAGTTCTGCAAGCTTAGGTGGAGACGTGGGTTATATCTCTAAAGGTACTGATTCGATAGATGAAGCTTTAGTTGAGGCATTAGAGAAAGTTAAAGAAGGAAAGACTAGCGGAGTTATCGCTCTGAAGGATGGCCGTTATGCAATAGCACTTGTAAAGGATATATTTGAAGGACAAGCATTCTCTTATGAGAAAGTAGAAGGTCATATAAAGAGAGAGTTGGCACTAAGTCAAATACATCAATCTGTAACACAAGAATCATTCTGGCAGGAATATAAAGCAGAATGGATATATGGCGAACAGTAA
- the cysK gene encoding cysteine synthase A: protein MAKLANSVADLIGKTPIVKLNRVTSPEDAEVYVKLEYFNPGSSVKDRIALAMIENAEKEGKLNAESTIIEPTSGNTGIGLAMIASAKGYKAVLVMPDTMSLERRNLLRAYGAELVLTPGADGMKGAIAKALELSNENGWFMPQQFNNPANPEVHRLTTGPEIVEAFDQLDGFVAGIGTGGTITGAGGVLKEKFPNIHIAAVEPKDSSVLSGGKPGPHKIQGIGAGFVPEVLDTKLYDSIIQVSNEDAYATSREVAKSEGILGGVSAGAAIYGALQLAKQLGKGKKVLAVIPDNGERYLSTPLYQFED, encoded by the coding sequence ATGGCAAAATTAGCGAATAGTGTAGCAGATTTAATAGGTAAAACACCGATTGTTAAATTAAACAGAGTGACTAGCCCAGAAGATGCTGAGGTTTATGTGAAATTAGAATATTTTAACCCTGGAAGCAGTGTAAAAGATCGTATTGCTCTAGCAATGATTGAAAATGCTGAAAAAGAAGGCAAATTAAATGCAGAAAGCACAATTATTGAGCCTACAAGTGGTAACACAGGAATCGGGCTAGCAATGATTGCGTCAGCAAAAGGATATAAAGCTGTATTAGTAATGCCAGACACAATGAGCTTAGAGCGTAGAAATTTACTTCGTGCATATGGTGCTGAATTAGTGTTAACACCTGGAGCTGATGGTATGAAGGGTGCAATTGCGAAGGCGCTAGAACTATCGAATGAAAACGGTTGGTTTATGCCACAACAATTTAATAACCCTGCAAACCCAGAGGTGCACCGTTTAACAACTGGTCCTGAAATTGTAGAAGCATTTGACCAATTAGATGGATTTGTTGCTGGAATCGGTACTGGTGGTACAATTACAGGTGCTGGTGGCGTGTTAAAGGAAAAATTCCCGAATATCCACATTGCTGCAGTTGAACCAAAAGATTCAAGTGTCCTTTCTGGTGGTAAACCAGGACCGCATAAAATTCAAGGGATTGGCGCTGGCTTTGTACCAGAAGTATTAGATACTAAGTTATATGATTCCATTATTCAAGTTTCTAACGAGGATGCTTATGCTACTTCTCGTGAAGTTGCTAAAAGTGAAGGAATCTTAGGTGGAGTATCTGCAGGTGCTGCTATTTATGGAGCGCTTCAGTTAGCGAAACAACTTGGTAAAGGGAAAAAAGTTCTTGCAGTTATCCCTGACAACGGGGAACGTTACTTGAGTACACCTCTTTATCAATTTGAAGACTAA
- a CDS encoding anthranilate synthase component I family protein: protein MKIVGLHLHTHSFQMSKEAFFYGYKELTKNETHHLFLESGRGGHISVAAWNPLATIRSEEKGIHVKWREGGEESIEGEPLDELERLIANYKIYYDNSLPDFQGGAAGFISYDYARKIEVLPTHSEDDLHIPDIYFYLLDSWAVLDVETETVTLMKLSSSSEDLEEMEERYKQAADQGISSRIFLTGAAMEVQEDSSELHVSMSSEEFEEATLKIQEYIAQGDVFQVNLSVRQSKELKASAIEMYEALRTFNPSPYMAYIQSPEFTVVSGSPELLVKKKGLELSTRPIAGTRPRGKDEAEDLLLANELIENEKERAEHVMLVDLERNDLGRVSAYGTVEVNEFMVIERYSHVMHIVSNVKGQLRQGATNAEIVRAMFPGGTITGAPKIRTMEIIDELEPVRRGLYTGSIGWLGYTGDIELNIVIRTAFIQDRMAHIQAGAGIVIDSKPSAEYKESINKAKALWQAKAMAEGASK, encoded by the coding sequence ATGAAAATAGTGGGATTACATCTTCATACACATTCATTCCAAATGTCTAAAGAGGCATTTTTTTATGGATATAAAGAGCTTACCAAAAACGAAACACATCATCTGTTCTTAGAGAGTGGGAGAGGCGGTCATATTTCTGTAGCGGCCTGGAATCCATTAGCTACTATTAGGTCTGAGGAGAAGGGTATCCATGTTAAGTGGAGAGAAGGAGGGGAGGAATCTATAGAGGGCGAACCCTTAGATGAGCTCGAGCGTCTCATTGCAAACTATAAGATTTATTACGATAACAGCCTTCCTGATTTTCAAGGGGGAGCAGCTGGATTTATTAGCTACGATTATGCTAGAAAGATAGAAGTGCTACCAACCCATTCAGAAGATGATTTGCATATACCGGATATATACTTTTATCTATTAGATAGCTGGGCTGTGTTGGATGTGGAGACTGAAACAGTAACATTGATGAAGCTCTCTAGCAGTAGTGAGGATTTAGAGGAAATGGAAGAGCGATACAAACAGGCAGCCGATCAGGGCATATCCTCTAGAATCTTCTTGACAGGAGCTGCAATGGAAGTTCAAGAGGATTCATCGGAGCTACATGTGTCGATGAGTTCAGAGGAATTTGAAGAAGCTACGCTAAAAATTCAAGAATATATTGCTCAAGGAGACGTTTTCCAAGTTAACTTATCAGTTCGTCAATCTAAAGAGTTAAAAGCATCTGCCATTGAAATGTATGAGGCATTGCGTACCTTCAACCCTTCTCCTTATATGGCATATATACAGTCACCGGAGTTTACTGTCGTATCAGGATCTCCTGAGCTATTAGTAAAGAAAAAGGGGCTGGAGCTATCTACAAGACCCATCGCTGGTACAAGGCCAAGAGGGAAAGACGAGGCAGAAGATCTTTTATTGGCCAATGAGCTAATTGAAAATGAAAAAGAGCGTGCTGAGCACGTCATGCTTGTAGATCTGGAGAGGAACGACTTAGGGCGTGTTTCAGCTTATGGCACAGTGGAAGTAAATGAGTTTATGGTGATTGAGCGTTATTCCCATGTCATGCATATTGTTTCAAATGTTAAGGGGCAGCTACGCCAAGGGGCGACAAATGCAGAAATAGTTAGAGCAATGTTCCCAGGTGGAACCATTACTGGAGCACCAAAAATAAGAACCATGGAAATCATAGATGAGTTAGAGCCTGTTCGAAGAGGACTATATACAGGTTCTATAGGATGGCTTGGATATACCGGGGATATAGAGCTTAATATCGTTATACGGACTGCATTTATACAAGATAGAATGGCTCATATCCAAGCAGGAGCAGGTATAGTAATTGACTCAAAGCCTAGTGCAGAATATAAAGAGTCCATAAACAAAGCAAAGGCTTTATGGCAGGCAAAGGCTATGGCGGAAGGAGCAAGCAAATGA
- the pabA gene encoding aminodeoxychorismate/anthranilate synthase component II, giving the protein MILMIDNYDSFTYNLVQYIGECGVEIKVVRNDELSIEDIEQLSPQVIVVSPGPCTPNEAGISLEVITYFAGKIPLLGVCLGHQSIGQAFGGNVIRAERLMHGKTSPVFHDGKGVNKNMPNPFLATRYHSLIVERGSLPDSLEITSWTAEGEIMGIRHKDFPVEGVQFHPESIMTEEGKKLIQNFVHDHCYAKELS; this is encoded by the coding sequence ATGATTCTAATGATTGATAACTATGATTCCTTTACTTACAATTTAGTACAATATATCGGAGAGTGTGGGGTAGAGATAAAGGTTGTTCGTAATGATGAGCTTTCAATAGAAGACATCGAACAATTATCACCACAAGTTATAGTTGTTTCTCCAGGTCCCTGTACCCCGAACGAGGCAGGTATCAGCTTAGAAGTAATCACCTATTTCGCCGGGAAAATACCTTTACTAGGGGTTTGTTTGGGACACCAATCCATTGGCCAAGCGTTTGGGGGGAATGTAATTCGTGCAGAACGACTGATGCATGGGAAAACGTCTCCGGTCTTTCATGATGGTAAAGGTGTTAATAAGAATATGCCTAACCCGTTCCTTGCTACTCGCTATCATTCTTTAATAGTAGAGAGGGGCTCACTTCCAGACAGTCTCGAAATTACATCCTGGACAGCGGAGGGAGAAATAATGGGAATACGCCATAAGGATTTTCCAGTAGAGGGTGTACAGTTCCACCCGGAGTCTATCATGACGGAGGAAGGAAAAAAACTAATCCAAAACTTTGTGCATGACCACTGCTATGCTAAGGAGCTATCCTAA
- the pabC gene encoding aminodeoxychorismate lyase: protein MEAWKNGQLYKASELTVSAYDHGFLYGLGFFETFRTYNGNVFLWDEHWLRLTEALADFRIDLPYDKQAILEAVNLLTEANKGEDGYFRLNVSAGIHDLGLQPNNYQEPTVILYRKPLPPMIRGKEKSAVWLKTVRNTPESSIRHKSHHFANNVQARLELDSLAVQEGIFINASGYVAEGITSNVFWVNGGKVYTPSVETGILNGTTRKWILKNCTSDIEEGFYTKNHLESAEEVFITNAVQELVPIKSIGGKQFLGNLGPVYKELHKQYVACIQGKRRA, encoded by the coding sequence ATGGAGGCTTGGAAGAATGGGCAATTATATAAAGCTAGTGAATTAACGGTATCAGCCTATGATCATGGCTTCTTATATGGCCTTGGCTTTTTCGAAACGTTTCGTACTTACAATGGCAACGTATTTTTATGGGATGAGCATTGGTTGAGACTCACAGAGGCACTGGCCGATTTTCGTATAGACTTGCCATATGACAAGCAGGCCATTTTGGAGGCTGTGAATTTATTAACAGAAGCGAATAAAGGGGAAGACGGGTATTTTCGTTTAAACGTTAGTGCAGGTATTCATGATCTGGGATTACAGCCAAACAATTATCAGGAACCAACCGTTATTTTATATCGAAAGCCCCTTCCTCCGATGATACGTGGTAAAGAGAAGTCGGCAGTATGGTTAAAGACTGTCAGAAATACTCCAGAGAGCAGCATTCGTCATAAATCCCACCACTTTGCAAACAATGTTCAAGCTAGGCTTGAACTAGACTCACTAGCTGTTCAGGAAGGGATTTTTATAAATGCCTCAGGTTATGTGGCAGAAGGTATTACTTCAAATGTCTTTTGGGTAAATGGCGGGAAAGTATATACTCCCTCTGTTGAGACTGGAATATTAAATGGAACGACGAGAAAATGGATTTTAAAAAATTGTACAAGCGATATAGAAGAAGGTTTTTACACAAAGAATCATTTAGAATCTGCGGAAGAGGTTTTTATAACAAACGCAGTTCAGGAGCTGGTTCCGATTAAAAGTATTGGCGGGAAACAGTTTTTAGGAAATCTCGGTCCTGTTTACAAAGAGCTCCACAAACAATATGTTGCGTGTATTCAGGGAAAAAGGAGAGCATAA
- the folP gene encoding dihydropteroate synthase yields the protein MNLKHNLQTFKAGGVTLDFRNETIIMGILNVTPDSFSDGGRFNEIEQAVGRAKQMVAEGAKIIDVGGESTRPGYTPISDEEEIARVVPVIQAISRQVDAIISIDTYKSAVARAAIEAGAHIINDIWGAKKDPEIANVAAEFNVPIILMHNRDGEDYVDLWIEAKKDLEESIHIARTAGVPHENIWLDPGIGFAKSHDQNILMMQHLADLVDMGYPVLLATSRKRMIGNVLNLPVDERMEGTGATVCYGVQLGCHIVRVHDVKEMARMTKMMDALLGKGIEMKAEA from the coding sequence ATGAATTTAAAACATAATTTACAAACATTTAAAGCTGGAGGAGTTACTCTAGATTTTCGAAATGAAACGATTATAATGGGCATTCTTAATGTTACACCGGATTCCTTTTCGGATGGTGGAAGGTTCAACGAGATAGAGCAGGCTGTCGGTAGAGCAAAACAAATGGTAGCCGAAGGAGCAAAAATAATAGATGTTGGGGGAGAGTCCACTAGACCAGGATACACGCCAATATCTGATGAAGAAGAAATTGCACGTGTTGTGCCGGTCATTCAAGCTATTAGCCGACAAGTGGATGCAATCATTTCTATTGATACGTATAAATCAGCTGTAGCTAGAGCAGCTATAGAGGCCGGGGCGCACATCATTAATGATATTTGGGGAGCTAAGAAAGATCCGGAGATTGCCAATGTGGCAGCCGAATTCAATGTCCCAATTATACTCATGCACAATCGAGATGGTGAGGACTATGTAGATCTTTGGATAGAGGCGAAGAAGGATTTAGAAGAAAGCATCCATATTGCCAGGACAGCAGGTGTACCTCATGAAAATATTTGGTTAGACCCAGGTATAGGATTTGCAAAATCTCATGATCAAAATATTTTAATGATGCAGCATTTAGCTGACCTCGTGGATATGGGCTACCCAGTATTGTTGGCTACTTCCCGTAAGCGTATGATTGGTAATGTATTAAATTTGCCAGTGGACGAACGTATGGAGGGTACTGGAGCGACAGTATGCTATGGTGTCCAGCTTGGCTGTCATATAGTGAGAGTTCATGATGTCAAGGAGATGGCAAGAATGACGAAAATGATGGATGCTTTATTAGGTAAAGGCATCGAGATGAAAGCGGAGGCTTAA
- the folB gene encoding dihydroneopterin aldolase, with the protein MDYIHLNDLEFYGFHGALPEETKLGQIFKVTVTLACDLKKAGETDNLDETVNYAEVFELCKEVVEGKPYLLIEAVAERIASRILEQYKEKVSGCRIHLVKPNPPIVGHYTSVAVDITRGIL; encoded by the coding sequence ATGGACTATATACATTTAAATGATTTAGAATTTTACGGATTTCATGGGGCACTTCCAGAGGAAACAAAGCTCGGGCAAATTTTTAAAGTAACGGTGACTCTTGCCTGTGACTTAAAAAAAGCCGGGGAAACAGATAATTTAGACGAAACGGTTAACTATGCTGAGGTGTTTGAGCTTTGTAAGGAGGTCGTGGAGGGAAAACCCTACTTGTTAATAGAAGCTGTTGCGGAAAGAATTGCTTCTCGAATACTGGAGCAGTATAAGGAAAAAGTAAGTGGATGCCGAATACATCTAGTAAAACCAAACCCTCCTATAGTAGGCCACTACACTTCGGTAGCTGTTGATATAACGAGGGGTATATTATGA